Part of the Zea mays cultivar B73 chromosome 4, Zm-B73-REFERENCE-NAM-5.0, whole genome shotgun sequence genome is shown below.
TAGTGCGGGAAGCCTACGGCACTGGATACGCCCTTAGTGGATCCAAACATTCATGTccagttttttttctttttctaaaagccaATTTCTAGAAACCAAATCTAGAAACCTGTTTTTAAGAAACCGAGGTGgatccaaacaggcccttaaaGGGGCAATTGTGATTATACCCTCCTCTGGCTTTGCCCCTTGTTTTTCAACTTTATGTTTTTGCGCCTCCGTTTTGAAAACGAAACTGGTTCATGCCCTTGTGCTGTTAACTACACTTGACGGTGTTAAATCTGATGGATAAAGACCAAAATACCCATGCTGACAATTGTGATTATACTCTTCTCTGGCATGACAATTGTGATTTTACCCCTCTTTTTTCAAATTTATGATTTTGCCCCTCTGTTTTGAACAGCATTTCAGCAAAAAATCTGACATGATTTTGACAGGATTTTAGCAGTATTTTCACAACTTTTCAACAATTATGCAATAACAAACATAGGCATAAACAAGTTCAATTAAACCCCTCATTATGAGTCCAGCAGAATCCTCATAATCATTACAGACGTCCCATAATCATCACATGTTCAAGTTCATACAAAAGAAGGCACCTAACATATAAGGCACCTAGCATATAAGTCTCATAATCATTCAAGCCCAAGTAATGTTGCTAGCCTCCCTCTTCCccttcctcttcctcttccttCAGGAGCTGCACTTGCACTATCACTAGCATAACATATTACAAAGCAAAAATGAATTAGTTGACAAGTAAATTTTAATTTCAGAAAATGAGAAATCAATGATTACTTTGATGTTTGTGCTTCACTTGGATCATTGTTACTCATGGCTATTGTATTTCCTGAAGAAGAGACCCTCCTCTTCTCTTTAGCTGTAGGACCTCCATGGCAATGTTTGGCTATCTGGCCTAGTTCACCACATTCAATACATTTTCTCCTCTTCTTTGTTCCGACCTCTTAAGAAGCTTTGATTCTAGATATTCTTGGTGTTCTCAACTATTTCCCTGCCTGGATCAAACTCAGTGTCAGAATCAAAGTCAGAGTCAGATGACATAGCCAAATCGCTGTCAAAACTGCTAtcacttagagcaactccaaaagaatGTTAAAAAGTTTTTCCTAAAAAAATATTATTCAGGACAAACTAAAAATTTTAAGTGAAAATTATCATCTATACTCCAACAGTTCCCTTAAACAAAGGTTAAAAACAAAAAAATGGACTAAAGTAAAAAAACACCTAATACTGAAGCAAAGCTGTAGAGCTTTTCAATCACTAGACAGCCAAAAGCAAGCGCACTTGCCTCAACAAAAAAAAATCCAAAAGAATGAACAACGGCATGAACACCCATCCTGAGATGGCCTATGGATCTCGGCACACTTGACTCGGCTCGCCTGGGAGACTAGCATCTAGTGCATCATCACGTACGTGATGTCGACCACGGACGCGACGAGCACCGTCATCCGTGGATTTGGATATCTGTCGGATATCCGACCCGACGAAGCCGGATATCCGACCCGACGGAGCCGGGCATGGATACATATTTGACCCGTGGGTCAGATCTGAATCCGACCCGAAGTCGGGTGGGCATAGATTAGGATATTACCTTCTACCCGCGGGTTATCCGTTGGATATCCGAAATCGACCCATAGTGTATTTTTTGGCCTAGCCCATATTACATATCAAACAACAAATCCTAACACCATAAACCCCACACCTAACGCTCCCAATTTTCCACTGTTAGCTGCCCCTTATAGCCTTGCTGGCTTCATGCGCTGTGCCCCGTGGCCCCTTCCAAGTCTCATAGGTCGTAGCACCACTGACGGCTGGCCCTTCCAAGCTCTAGTGCTCCTAACCGAGGCTCGCAGGCCCATAATAATTCTTTTATTATGTTTTAATTGTGTATGATGGTGAATTGGGAAGAAATTTGACTAATTATGCTATTGAATTGTTGAATAAATGATTGTGTCTGTCATATCCGACAGATATCTGAAACCCATCCGAAATTCGATGGGCACGGGCATGGATATAAATTTCTACCCGTGGGTACGGTCGCGGGCGAATATTGGTTGCAACAGCGGATATGGTTGTGGACGGATATTTGCAATATCTGATCCGAATCCAATCCGTTGTCATCCCTAGTGCCAGCTCGCGGCGAGATCTAGGGCGCGCTGCAAAAAAACGCGGGAATAGATGCGTTGGCGGATTGGGTGACAAATTGCTCACACAAATATGCGGGAGGGGAGGAGGGATGCGAGACGCGATTTTTTTGGAAAAGGATGGGAGAGTTGTTGGAGCGAGAAAAGTCATATTTTTTTTCCTAATATCTGTTTTGGGATATATTTACAActtcttttggagttgctcttagtgcTCTAAGTGAATCGGTGTTAGAAAATGCACCCTCTTCATCGACATGTGCACCCTCATTTGCCCTATCTTGGATGGACCGAGATGTGGCTCTTCACTATTAAAAGGTAGCATCGACGTTTAGTAGGTGAAAATTGCAATGACCCATCAAAATTTTTGTTCTCAACATCAACATGCATAACCCCATACTGAAGATTTAACTCAAACCATTCTACAAGTTGTTCATTAGTTTTAATCTCAGTTGCAACATCATCCAAGGTAGAACGCCACTAAGTTATGTACTGTTTTGAACCCCACATGCATTTTGCGCCTACGTAATTTATCAAATTCAGCAGCACACAATTGCTTCTCTCAAGAACAAGTGGTTGTAATGTGTAACTTCGACAGTAGCGCTTTGATTCCCCATCCAACAAAGCAAAATAAGAGCCAACTTCAATAACAACATGCAAATCATTGTGTTCAGACCTACAAATTGACAACAATTCTCATTGGAAAAATACTACATATTCAATCTAACAAGTTCTCGAGAGAAGCAAAGTTCTTACCCTAGTCTGTCAGACGTCACTCCTGCCCTGTGCACAGCGTCGGATGGCCTTGCACGGTTGCACCCAGGTCGAAGCCGCACCCAGGTCTCCGGTCGCTGCGCCCAAGTCGATGCCGCAGCCGCGAGCGTCTCCGGGCGGCACACGCCCAGGCCCAGGTCTGCGGCCGCAGCGCGCCAACTCGAAGCCGTGCCGGCGCCGGTCCTCGCGCCGGTTGAGGGTATGGTGAGCCGGTGCGCGTAAAGGAGTCAGCGCTAAGAGCCTGTGGGAGTCGGCGCGGGGAGCCTGGGACCTAGGAAGGGATGAGATAGGGTTAGACCGTTAGACGACGTCAAAACAAAAGGGTATTTTAGACATTTTAACTATCTGTTttcatatatttttatttttttaatcaAAATACCGTTTATTGCTGACGGTGTTGGAAACGAGGGGCAAACggcagtttcaatttcaaaatatAGTGGCAAAATCACAAAGTTAAAAATGAGGAGCAAAATCAGAATTGAAAAGCCAGAGGAGGTTATAATCACAATTGTCCCATACTTAAATAGCAGTTTAATGAAAGATTAACAAGCACCTTGAACCCAAAATTCAAACAAAAGCCATGTTTCTGAAATGTCACATATGTTCTTTATACTGTAAACAAGTGAAATTTAAGGTTTAGCTGATCGAGCATTTGAAATAATTCCATATTTCACTTCACCGTTGATATCAATGAAACTGAGATTGATGTGCGAACAATATTTTTTTTTTGCAGCACTGATTCCTGCCGGGGTGGTTATTACACTTCTGCACTCAACCTGGAGGGTGCATCAATTAGAGAACTGAAGCTGAAATATCAGAAGCTGAAATATCGGAATAAACCTAACAATTGTAATGCGGACGATCATGTCAATGCTGAAAGATCACCCGGAAGAAAAGCTGAGGAGAAAAAAGTGCTGGCGAGAAAGCATGAAGATTGTGATGATGACCCTTTCATTGAAGAAATTAAAAAGACGAGAGAAGCACATCAAGAAATAGAGAGAGATCGAAAGGCCCGTGATGATAAGTTCTATGAGCTAGAGAAGATTAAGCTTGACTTGAAGCGAGACCGACTGGATACAATGATAATGCAAACTGACACGAGCGCAATGGACAGTGAAGCAAAACAATACTTTAAGCTGATGAAAGAAGAGATTTTGGCTCGTCGATTCAAGAGTAGGAAAGCATAGGTGTTTCCATTTAATGGATTTTAGACTGAAGTTGTTTTTCGTTCTTTTTAATGGAGTTAGTATTTGGTTTGTATCTTCAATAATGCTATAATACTTGTGGATGCTCTGCATTAGGGCCAGAAAaaaagctcgagctggctcgggcTCGTAGCAGTTCGGCTCGAACCGGTTTAACGCTCCGAATGAGTCTGAGTCGAACCTCTTTTTATAgctcgtgaaaagagcgagccagctcgcgagctggtTCGTGGCTCGACCGAAGAACAATTTATTACATAAAATCCTAATTAACATATAATATTAGTACTAAGTAGATAATTAATTTATGTTAATTTAGATTACTATACAAaagtaataatctattttctatattatattagcAAATATCTATTTTAGTAATTTAAAATAtattatttaaaatatttttaaaattttatattataatttcgAGGGCAAATTTATGTTTATGGCTAAGTTTGTTGGCTCGACGAGTCAGGAGCGAGCTGAGCCAAGTCGCTTTTTCAAGCTCGTCCGATGGACTAGCTGAGCTCGACTCGTTGCAtgagccaaccgagccgaggggctCGTTTCCACCCCTACTCTGCATTTAGTTGATGTCCATCATATATTCATATGCATGTGTTGCAAATTATGTTGCAGACTTTGTCCATCATATGCATGTGTTGCATATTATGTCAGTAGTTGGATTGAAACACTAAGGTCTATCAGTCAGATATATCACCATGATGGGAAAAAATACATACTGTTTGCCTCAAGTACTTGGCCAACGTAACGTGACTATGATTAAAAAAATATATACTATGCCACATGTACATGACGAGCATAGATGTGATTAGGAAAAATATATATATTTTCTGCTTGAACTAGTGCTGCTCCTTTCGGTGCCCTTGCCGGTTCCATAGATGGTCGACTAGGTCTTCTTGCAAATGACGGTGCATGCATGTGAGTATGTGACAATCTTGAATTTTTTGACGCATTTGAGCAAACGACGAAAACTTTGATGTCCCTGGCAGGCCCGCATCTACGTTTTTTTGGCCCTAGAGCGAAACATAAACTGAGGCCCTTTTTTCTTTGCGCTCTTGGTAACCAAAAAAAAAAAATCTAACTTTTGAAAACGTGATGATAAAATTGATCTCTATTTTATACGGAACCAGCATGGCCAAATTAATTAAGTAAACTAATATATACCTAGTAAAATGAATATATTGTTTAATTAATGAGGTTTAGTTTATTGTAATTGATAGTGATGACAGTAAAAATGTTATCGGTTTGATTAGCTAATATATATCTGATGCTGTCGGAATCAACTGATGCGGAATCAACTGATGATCAAGTTACTGTATCCGTATGTAAGGTTTAAATTCTTGTGTACAATCTTGTCGGTTTGCTATTAGATCTTGCTTCTATGTGCTGACTAC
Proteins encoded:
- the LOC103653446 gene encoding uncharacterized protein; its protein translation is MDPMQSSVRGRRSSLHADAVITIGGVRPAPPPQTSTQHVCQDEAMVSSGDPSWMSGYSTDSCRGGYYTSALNLEGASIRELKLKYQKLKYRNKPNNCNADDHVNAERSPGRKAEEKKVLARKHEDCDDDPFIEEIKKTREAHQEIERDRKARDDKFYELEKIKLDLKRDRLDTMIMQTDTSAMDSEAKQYFKLMKEEILARRFKSRKA